The Providencia sp. PROV188 genome includes a region encoding these proteins:
- the tkt gene encoding transketolase — MTTRKTLANAIRFLSMDAVQKAKSGHPGAPMGMADIAEVLWRNHMNHNPADPHWANRDRFVLSNGHGSMLIYSLLHLTGYDLSIDELKNFRQLHSKTPGHPEYGYTPGVETTTGPLGQGIANAVGFAIAERTLAAQFNRPGHDVVDHHTYVFMGDGCMMEGISHEVCSLAGTLKLNKLVAFYDDNGISIDGEVEGWFTDDTAARFEAYGWHVIRDIDGHDADQINAAVNEAHKQSDKPTLIMCKTVIGFGSPNKAGTEAVHGAPLGDAEIAATREALGWKFGPFEIPADIYQAWDAREAGKEKQHSWNEKFAAYAKAYPELAKEFERRMAGELPANFDAEAKKFVENLQQNPANIASRKASQNALEAFGKVLPEFMGGSADLAPSNLTMWSGSKPLNEDKAGNYIHYGVREFGMSAIMNGIALHGGFIPYGATFLMFVEYARNAVRMAALMKIRSIFVYTHDSIGLGEDGPTHQPVEQLASLRVTPNMSTWRPCDQVESAVAWKYAIERKDGPSALIFSRQNLEQQPRTAEQLANIEKGAYILKDCAGTPELIFIATGSEVELAVKAADQLTAEGRKVRVVSMPSTDAFDKQDAAYREAVLPANVSARVAIEAGIADYWFKYTGLNGAIIGMHSFGESAPADQLYKEFGITVENAVKAAKSLLK, encoded by the coding sequence ATGACGACTCGTAAAACCCTTGCTAATGCTATCCGCTTTCTAAGTATGGATGCGGTTCAAAAAGCAAAATCAGGGCACCCTGGCGCACCAATGGGCATGGCTGATATTGCTGAAGTTCTTTGGCGCAACCATATGAATCATAACCCAGCAGATCCACATTGGGCTAACCGCGACCGCTTCGTACTGTCTAACGGTCACGGTTCAATGCTGATTTACAGCTTGCTGCACCTGACCGGTTATGACTTATCTATTGATGAGTTAAAGAACTTCCGTCAATTACATTCTAAAACCCCGGGTCACCCAGAATATGGTTATACGCCAGGTGTTGAAACCACTACCGGTCCTTTAGGTCAAGGTATTGCAAACGCAGTGGGTTTTGCGATTGCAGAACGTACTTTAGCGGCACAATTTAACCGCCCAGGTCATGACGTTGTCGACCACCACACTTATGTGTTCATGGGTGATGGTTGTATGATGGAAGGTATCTCCCACGAAGTCTGTTCATTAGCGGGTACCCTGAAATTAAATAAACTGGTCGCATTCTACGATGACAACGGCATCTCTATCGATGGTGAAGTTGAAGGCTGGTTTACTGATGATACCGCAGCACGTTTCGAAGCATACGGCTGGCACGTTATCCGTGACATCGATGGTCACGATGCAGATCAAATCAACGCTGCAGTGAACGAAGCTCACAAACAATCAGACAAACCAACGCTGATTATGTGCAAAACCGTTATCGGTTTTGGTTCACCAAACAAAGCAGGTACCGAAGCGGTTCACGGCGCACCTTTAGGTGATGCAGAAATCGCAGCAACTCGTGAAGCACTGGGCTGGAAATTCGGTCCATTCGAAATCCCAGCAGATATCTACCAAGCTTGGGATGCGCGTGAAGCCGGTAAAGAAAAACAGCATTCTTGGAATGAAAAATTTGCGGCATACGCAAAAGCATACCCAGAATTAGCGAAAGAATTCGAACGTCGTATGGCGGGTGAACTGCCAGCGAACTTTGATGCAGAAGCGAAAAAATTCGTTGAAAACCTGCAACAAAACCCTGCGAACATCGCAAGCCGTAAAGCATCTCAAAACGCATTAGAAGCATTTGGTAAAGTATTACCAGAATTCATGGGCGGTTCTGCGGACTTAGCGCCAAGTAACTTAACCATGTGGTCAGGTTCTAAACCTCTGAACGAAGACAAAGCGGGTAACTACATCCATTACGGTGTTCGTGAATTCGGTATGTCCGCTATCATGAACGGTATAGCTCTGCACGGCGGTTTCATCCCTTACGGCGCAACATTCTTAATGTTCGTTGAATACGCACGTAACGCAGTACGTATGGCAGCGCTGATGAAAATTCGCAGCATCTTCGTTTACACTCATGACTCTATCGGTCTGGGTGAAGATGGTCCAACGCACCAACCAGTAGAACAGCTGGCGAGCCTGCGTGTGACACCAAACATGAGCACATGGCGTCCATGTGACCAAGTAGAATCTGCGGTTGCATGGAAATATGCCATTGAGCGTAAAGATGGTCCAAGCGCACTGATTTTCTCTCGTCAAAACCTAGAACAGCAACCTCGTACCGCTGAGCAATTAGCAAATATCGAGAAAGGCGCTTATATCCTGAAAGATTGCGCAGGCACGCCTGAGCTGATCTTTATTGCAACCGGTTCTGAAGTTGAATTAGCGGTGAAAGCGGCTGACCAACTGACTGCGGAAGGTCGTAAAGTTCGCGTGGTTTCTATGCCTTCTACAGATGCATTCGACAAACAAGACGCGGCTTATCGTGAAGCCGTTCTGCCTGCAAACGTCAGTGCTCGTGTGGCTATCGAAGCGGGTATTGCAGATTACTGGTTCAAATACACTGGTCTGAATGGCGCTATCATCGGTATGCACTCATTCGGTGAATCAGCACCAGCTGATCAGCTCTACAAAGAGTTTGGCATTACGGTTGAAAACGCCGTTAAAGCTGCAAAATCTCTGCTGAAATAA
- the epd gene encoding erythrose-4-phosphate dehydrogenase: MAIRVAINGFGRIGRSVLRALYESGRRAEIVVVAVNELAEPEGIAHLLKYDSSHGRFAWDVRLNGDQLQVGDDSMRLFHQADISKLPWKELGVDVVLDCTGVYGSREDGLKHLQAGAKKVLFSHPGTDDLDATIVYGVNHDSLQRSDNIVSNASCTTNCIIPVIKVLDDAFGIESGTVTTIHASMNDQPVIDAYHKDLRRTRAASQSIIPVDTKLAAGITRIFPKFQGSFEAISVRVPTTNVTAIDLSVTVDADVCVDKVNKLLQSAAHGHFRGIVDYTELPLVSMDFNHDPHSAIIDGTQTRVSGKNLIKTLVWCDNEWGFANRMLDTTLAMAATGLN; the protein is encoded by the coding sequence ATGGCAATCAGGGTAGCAATAAACGGCTTCGGTCGAATTGGTCGAAGTGTTCTCAGAGCGTTATATGAATCAGGTCGCCGGGCAGAAATTGTCGTTGTTGCGGTCAATGAATTAGCGGAACCTGAAGGTATCGCTCATTTGCTGAAATATGATTCAAGTCACGGACGCTTTGCGTGGGATGTTCGCCTTAATGGCGACCAGCTACAAGTTGGAGATGACAGTATGCGTCTTTTCCATCAAGCGGATATCAGCAAGCTACCTTGGAAAGAGCTCGGTGTGGATGTGGTATTAGATTGCACGGGTGTTTACGGCTCTCGCGAAGATGGGTTAAAGCATCTGCAAGCCGGCGCGAAAAAAGTGCTTTTTTCCCATCCAGGAACCGATGATCTCGATGCGACCATTGTGTATGGTGTTAACCATGACAGCCTACAAAGAAGCGATAACATCGTTTCCAATGCATCTTGTACCACCAACTGTATTATTCCAGTCATCAAAGTGTTGGATGATGCATTTGGTATCGAGTCAGGCACAGTCACCACCATTCATGCATCCATGAATGATCAACCCGTGATTGACGCTTACCATAAAGATTTACGCAGAACGCGCGCAGCGAGCCAATCGATTATTCCTGTTGATACCAAATTAGCAGCGGGGATCACGCGAATTTTTCCAAAATTCCAAGGCAGCTTTGAAGCGATTTCTGTACGTGTTCCAACCACTAATGTCACCGCCATTGACTTAAGTGTCACTGTAGATGCGGATGTTTGTGTTGATAAAGTTAACAAGCTATTACAGAGCGCCGCGCACGGGCATTTTCGTGGTATAGTAGACTATACTGAACTACCGTTAGTCTCGATGGATTTTAATCATGATCCGCACAGCGCGATTATTGATGGCACGCAAACACGAGTTAGCGGCAAGAACTTAATCAAAACCCTGGTTTGGTGTGATAACGAATGGGGGTTTGCTAACCGGATGCTAGATACAACCCTAGCGATGGCAGCAACAGGTTTAAACTAA
- the pgk gene encoding phosphoglycerate kinase, with product MSVIKMTDLDLAGKRVFIRSDLNVPVKDGKVTSDARIRASLPTIELALKQGAKVMVTSHLGRPTEGEYNEEFSLQPVVDYLAEKLDNPVRLVKDYLNGVDIAAGELVVLENVRFNKGEKKDDETLSKQYAALCDVYVMDAFGTAHRAQASTHGVAKFSPVACAGPLLSNELEALGKALGNPARPMVAIVGGSKVSTKLTVLDSLSKIADQLIVGGGIANTFIAAEGNNVGRSLYEADLIPEAKKLLANCQIPVPTDVRVATEFSETAEATLKASNAIKDDEQILDLGDESAERLAEILKNAKTILWNGPVGVFEFPNFRKGTEIVARAIADSDAFSIAGGGDTLAAIDLFGIADKISYISTGGGAFLEFVEGKKLPAVVMLEERAKA from the coding sequence ATGTCTGTAATTAAGATGACCGATTTGGACTTAGCGGGTAAACGCGTTTTCATTCGTTCGGACCTAAACGTTCCTGTTAAAGACGGTAAAGTTACTTCAGATGCACGTATCCGTGCTTCATTACCAACAATTGAATTAGCGCTGAAACAAGGTGCTAAAGTCATGGTTACTTCCCACCTCGGTCGTCCGACGGAAGGTGAGTACAATGAAGAGTTTTCACTGCAACCTGTTGTTGACTATCTGGCAGAAAAATTAGACAACCCAGTTCGTTTAGTTAAAGACTACCTGAACGGTGTTGATATCGCTGCGGGCGAATTAGTTGTTTTAGAAAACGTGCGCTTTAACAAAGGCGAGAAGAAAGACGACGAAACGCTGTCTAAACAGTATGCAGCACTGTGTGATGTCTACGTTATGGATGCATTCGGTACGGCTCACCGTGCTCAAGCGTCAACGCATGGCGTGGCTAAATTCTCACCAGTTGCGTGTGCAGGCCCGTTGTTAAGCAACGAATTAGAAGCATTAGGCAAAGCGTTAGGTAACCCAGCGCGCCCAATGGTTGCTATCGTAGGCGGTTCTAAAGTTTCCACTAAACTGACGGTATTAGATTCCCTGTCTAAAATCGCTGACCAACTGATTGTGGGTGGTGGTATCGCGAATACTTTCATCGCAGCAGAAGGCAACAATGTGGGGCGTTCACTGTATGAAGCGGACCTGATCCCAGAAGCGAAAAAATTACTGGCTAACTGCCAAATCCCAGTGCCAACTGATGTTCGCGTGGCTACCGAGTTCTCAGAAACTGCTGAAGCAACACTGAAAGCAAGTAACGCTATCAAAGATGATGAGCAAATTCTGGACTTAGGTGATGAATCCGCAGAACGTCTGGCTGAAATTCTGAAAAATGCGAAAACCATTCTTTGGAACGGCCCTGTGGGCGTATTCGAATTCCCTAACTTCCGTAAGGGAACAGAAATCGTTGCTCGTGCTATCGCAGACAGTGACGCTTTCTCAATCGCTGGTGGTGGTGACACCCTAGCGGCGATCGATTTATTCGGTATCGCTGATAAGATTTCATACATTTCTACCGGTGGCGGTGCTTTCCTTGAATTCGTTGAAGGTAAAAAGCTCCCAGCCGTTGTGATGCTAGAAGAACGTGCTAAAGCGTAA
- a CDS encoding HlyD family efflux transporter periplasmic adaptor subunit — MDQYGKAPKEHRTFSSDFSHDLESVMRKERSNLLFLPIIFLALLLTIFVVWAYNSHLEEIIRGQGTIIPSSREQVIQSIDPGNIQEMYVKEGDIVEKGQILLKLDDARSMALLRESQARVQNLEAISARLQGESRNEVPDFSKITDQDLVERETNAYNAKKTQRDQAIAGLRQSKGLLDREIAITKPLAKEGLVSNVEILRMERQSVELATQINERMNNYLAEANAELVKVESELDQAEETMSMREDPVTRSEIRAPVHGIVKNIKINTIGGVVNTGQDILEIIPLDDKLMVEAYIRPQDVAFLRPGMPVVVKVTAYDYAIYGGLNGVVKLISPDTLSNDTRRSELKLNPDETFYRILVETDTNYLLDKNNHKMEIIPGMVASVDIKTGEKSVFDYLIKPITRMKQAMTER, encoded by the coding sequence ATGGATCAATATGGTAAAGCGCCAAAAGAGCATCGCACTTTTTCCAGTGACTTTTCTCATGACCTAGAATCCGTGATGAGAAAAGAGCGCAGTAACTTACTGTTTTTGCCTATTATCTTTCTGGCGTTGTTATTGACGATTTTTGTGGTCTGGGCGTATAACAGCCACTTAGAAGAGATCATTCGTGGGCAAGGAACCATTATTCCAAGTAGCCGTGAGCAAGTCATTCAAAGTATCGACCCTGGCAATATTCAAGAGATGTACGTTAAGGAAGGGGATATTGTTGAAAAAGGGCAGATTTTGCTGAAGCTGGATGATGCGCGAAGTATGGCATTATTGCGTGAAAGCCAAGCTCGAGTACAAAACCTTGAAGCCATCTCAGCGCGGTTGCAGGGAGAATCTCGCAACGAAGTTCCTGATTTTTCAAAGATAACGGATCAAGACTTAGTAGAGCGTGAAACCAATGCTTATAACGCGAAAAAAACGCAGCGTGATCAAGCTATTGCAGGCTTACGTCAAAGCAAAGGATTATTAGACCGAGAAATCGCTATTACCAAACCGCTGGCGAAAGAAGGGTTAGTTTCCAATGTGGAAATTCTGCGTATGGAAAGACAGTCCGTTGAGTTAGCGACGCAAATTAATGAACGCATGAATAACTACCTTGCGGAAGCAAACGCTGAGTTGGTGAAAGTGGAATCGGAGCTGGATCAAGCGGAAGAGACCATGAGTATGCGTGAAGATCCTGTCACTCGCTCGGAGATCCGCGCGCCCGTTCATGGCATCGTAAAAAATATTAAGATCAATACCATCGGTGGCGTCGTGAATACAGGGCAAGACATCCTTGAAATTATTCCCCTCGATGACAAATTGATGGTGGAAGCTTATATTCGCCCGCAAGACGTGGCTTTCTTAAGACCGGGAATGCCGGTGGTCGTTAAAGTCACTGCTTATGATTACGCGATTTATGGGGGCTTAAATGGAGTGGTGAAATTAATCAGCCCAGATACCTTAAGTAATGATACGCGTCGTAGTGAGTTAAAGCTTAATCCCGATGAGACGTTCTACCGAATTCTTGTCGAAACAGATACCAATTACTTGTTAGACAAAAATAACCATAAAATGGAAATCATTCCGGGTATGGTGGCATCAGTGGATATCAAAACGGGTGAGAAAAGCGTCTTTGATTACCTGATTAAGCCTATCACGCGGATGAAACAGGCGATGACAGAGCGTTAA